The region TCGGTTGAAATTTGATACAAAATATATAAGAAAGCAATTCTTATACATTTAATATGTTCTTTAATGAAGTGAATTATTTACATAGCAATTTTCTCAGTGCTATTATGACATCCTTCTTCCTTAGACTATATATCATGGGATTAAACATAGGAGTTAGGATAGTGTAGAAAAGAGAAAGTACTTTGTCAGTTCCCTCTGAGTGGCTGGTGTTGGGCCTTAAATATGTAATAATGGCTGATCCAAAGAATAACACCACAACCATAAGATGAGACGAGCAGGTAGAGAAGGCTTTGGCTCGACTTGTGGCTGATGGCAACTTCAGGATAATGGACATGATTTTACTGTAGGAACCAAGTATCAACAGAAATGGAACCATGCCAAATAACACAGCAACTGTGTAGACCAACATGTCATTTACAAAAGTGTCCCCACAAGCCAGTTTGAGTATTGGAAaaatgtcacagaagaagtggttaaTTTTGTTAGGTCcacaaaaaggcagagagaaaatctgATACGTCTGCACAATCATAACGGGAATCCCAGTGGTCCAGGAGCCAGTCACCAAGTGGATACAGACCCTGTGGTTCATGACTAGAGGATATTGAAGAGGGTTGCAAATGGCCACGTAACAGTCATAGGCCATCAATGCAAGGAATAAACACTCTGTGCCTCCAAATATAAGGACAAAGCACATCTGTGTAGCACAGCCACCTAAGGAGATTGTTCTTCTCTGCATCCCAAGATTCATCAGCAGTCTGGGGAGAGTAGCTGATACATAGCAGATTTCCAAGGAGGAAAAATTTgccaggaaaaaatacacaggGCTCTGGAAAGCGGGATCCATTTTTGTTATTAGAAATATAGTGCCATTGCTCATCAGGATAATGATatagatgattaaaaataatccaaaaagaaacCACTGGAGATGGGGCATATCAGCAAAGCCCAAGACAACAAATTCCATCAGTTCTGTTAGGTTGTATTCTGGAGGTTTTTCTTGATGATTCATCTGTGGACAATGTAAATTCACACGTACATTTCCTTTACCTTCCTGTATCTCTTTGCCTCTTCTCTAAATTGTATTGAGGTGTCAGGATTGGATTTTGCGATCACTGCAATTATTTGCACTTTAAGAATGATGCTATTTATGTATGTTCCACATCATCCTGTTAAATCACAGCAAACAGTCc is a window of Elephas maximus indicus isolate mEleMax1 chromosome 20, mEleMax1 primary haplotype, whole genome shotgun sequence DNA encoding:
- the LOC126063724 gene encoding olfactory receptor 10AG1-like is translated as MNHQEKPPEYNLTELMEFVVLGFADMPHLQWFLFGLFLIIYIIILMSNGTIFLITKMDPAFQSPVYFFLANFSSLEICYVSATLPRLLMNLGMQRRTISLGGCATQMCFVLIFGGTECLFLALMAYDCYVAICNPLQYPLVMNHRVCIHLVTGSWTTGIPVMIVQTYQIFSLPFCGPNKINHFFCDIFPILKLACGDTFVNDMLVYTVAVLFGMVPFLLILGSYSKIMSIILKLPSATSRAKAFSTCSSHLMVVVLFFGSAIITYLRPNTSHSEGTDKVLSLFYTILTPMFNPMIYSLRKKDVIIALRKLLCK